The stretch of DNA CTCCGCGACCAACCGCCGGACCTCGTCGGGCAGCCGTCCGGCGAGCTCCCGGGTCTCGTCCAGCCACTCGCGCGGCGGGGTGTCGTCCACACCGGCCAGCTCGCCCAGCAGGTCCGCCGGTGCTGCGTGCAGGCGGGCGAGGAAGGCGCCCAGCGTGTCGGCGTAGCCGCTGCGGTCGGGGCGTTCCAGCAGCGCAACGCCGGGCAGCAGGCGGTAGACGAGCAGGCCGTGCTCGGGGCGGACCAGCACCGGTTGCGGGGTGGGCAGCGTCGCGTGGCCGGGCAGCGCGGCCAGGATCGCCGCGTCCCGCTGCACCGCTTCGGCGGCGTCGGGCCCGTCGGCCACGCGGGCCACCAGGTCGCCGTTGATCGCGTACGCCCGGTGGTCCAGCCCGCTGCCCAGCGGCGCGACCGAGCGGACCGGCAGCCACTCCGCGAGCAGAAGGCGGACATCATGCGGCGTCACGCCCACAAGATAACCCTCGGTGAGTGGCGATGGTCGATCCAGATGCGGCCGGCGGGCGGATCGCCTTTACTGGAGTCGACACGTCGGGCGAGTGGGGGAGAGATCATGCGGAAGATCACGGCAGGCCTTTTCATCTCACTCGACGGGGTCGTCGAAGCGCCGGACCAGTGGCATTTTCCGTACTTCAACGACGAGATGGGCGCCTCGGTCGACGCCACCCTCGGTGCCGCCGACACCATGCTGCTCGGGCGCAAGACCTACGACAGCTTCGCCGGTGCCTGGCCCGATCGGGAGGCGGCCGGCGGCGAGGACGCCCACTTCGCGGCGAAGCTCGGCGATGCGCGCAAGATCGTCGTGTCGAACCAGCGGCTCGACTTCACCTGGCGCAACTCCGAGCAGCTCCGGGGCGACTTCGTGGAGGCGGTCACGGCGCTGAAGAACGAACCCGGTGACAGCGCCATCGCCATGAGCGGGTCGGTCTCGATCGTCCGCCAGCTGCTCGCCGCCGGGCTGCTCGACGAGCTGCACCTGCTGGTGCACCCGATCGCCGTTCGCAAGGGCGAGCGGCTGTTCGACGACGGCGAGCCGTCGATCCCGCTGACCCTGATCTCGTCGCAGACGTTCAAGACCGGCGTGCTGAGCCTGCTCTACGCACCGGCCGGGACGGTCGGCACCGGCGGCTACGAGGAAGCCAGGACCCACCTGCCGCAGGACTAGGGGGCGGCCTGGTCCAGAACCCGAGTGAGCAGCCGGATCAGGGTCGCGCGCTCGTCCGGCGACAGCGGGGCCAGCAGCTGATCCTGCACCCCGGTCAGAACCTCGTCGAGGTGGTCCAGGCGCGCGGTGCCCGCGCCGGTGATCGTGACGGTGTTGCGGCGCCGGTCGTCCGGATCGGGGGAGCGCTCGATCAGGGCCTGGTCGGCGAGCTCGTTGAGGGCGGCCACGACGTCGCTGCGGTCGATGCCGGTCCGCCGTCCCAGCACGGCCTGGCTGGCCGGGCCGCCGTCGGCGAGCGCGGCGAGCAGCCGGTAGTGGTAGCCCCGGGAGCCTTGGGCGGCGAAGGTGTCCGCGACCAGCCGGTGGGCGTGCGCCGCGGTCTGGGTGAGCAGCCAGCTCGGCAGCGCGGCCAGCCGCGGGGGTGTCATGACCCGACCGTATCAGATCGTTGGTGCTGCCAACGATCTGATACCGTGTTCTCGCAACCGTTGGTGTTGCCAACGACTATGGACGGAGTCACCATGACGCTCACCCCTCAGATCGTCGGCCAGGCGGAGAACGCGCACCTGCCGGTGCTCGCGCGGATCCTGGCCCGCACCGGCACCACGAAGAACCAGTGGGTGGCGCTCACCCTCACCGCCGCCGCGGGCGGCTCGTTCGACCGGGACCAGCTCGCCGGCCGCCTCCATGCCGCCCTGAAGATCGACGACGCTGCGGCCGCCACTGCCATCGCCGAGCTGGTGGACGCACGCCTGCTGGTCGGAGCGGGCACCACGGTCGCCCTCACCGAACAGGGCGCGGCGCTACACCGGCAGATCAGGTCCGCCGTCGACGAGGTGGTCGCGCGGGCCTACGGCGGCCTGCCGGCCGAGGATCTCGCCACGGCGGCCCGCGTCCTGGCCGTCATCACCGAACGCCTCAACGCCGAGACCGCCGAGACCGCGGCCGCCGCCCGTTAGACCGGTCGGCGGGCGAAGACGACGGCGCCCGGGTGGCTCTCGTCCGGGTCGAGCAGGATCTGGGCTTCGATCACGAACCCGGCCTCGCGCAGCCAGCCGCTGACCAGCTCCGGTGTCCGCCGGTGGACGTACACCCTCATCGGGTGCCCGCCGTAGCCCTCGGTCTTCAGCCGCGACCCCTCGCCGACATGGAAGCCGACCAGCAGCGGGCTGCCGGGGCGCAGCACCCGCCGGAAGTGCCGGAAGACGACGGGAACCTCGGCCTCCGGGATGTGGATCAGCGACCAGAAGGCGAGCAATCCCGCCACCGAGGCGTCGGCGAGCTCCAGCTCCGTCATCGAACCCACCTCGAACCGCAGACGGGGATGGTCCCCCCGGGCCACCTCGATCATCGCCGGGGAGAGGTCGATGCCGAAGGTGTCGAGGCCCAGCCCGTGCAGGTGGGCGGTGACGTGTCCCGGCCCGCAGCCCACGTCCGCCACCGGCCCGTCGCCCGCGGCACGGACCAGGTCGGCGAACAGGGCCAGAACCCCCAGCAGGTACGGCTCACCGGTCAACACCTCGCGCACCTGATCGGCGTAGCTGGCCGCGACCGTGTCGTAGGAGGTGCGGGTGTCAGCCAACCAGGTGTCCGCCGTCATGCCGACACGCTATCGGTGACGGGAATCCCAGCGGGGCGGGGGTTTGCCGGGAGCCGGGCACGGAGATAGCCCTGATATGACAGTTGTCGGAGGTGCGCAGCGCCACGCCCGTCGAGCCAGGCGCAGTGTGATATTGAAGCGGCTCACCCAGGTCGGATTCGTCGGCT from Allocatelliglobosispora scoriae encodes:
- a CDS encoding phosphotransferase; translation: MTPHDVRLLLAEWLPVRSVAPLGSGLDHRAYAINGDLVARVADGPDAAEAVQRDAAILAALPGHATLPTPQPVLVRPEHGLLVYRLLPGVALLERPDRSGYADTLGAFLARLHAAPADLLGELAGVDDTPPREWLDETRELAGRLPDEVRRLVAEFLDTDPPAPADDLVFTHNDLGAEHILTVGGEITGVIDWTDCAVADPAADLGRLVRDLGLPALDELRPGLDHRTRERVLFYARCTTVEDLAFGLETGRDPYTLNARRALGRLFDRDR
- a CDS encoding dihydrofolate reductase family protein → MRKITAGLFISLDGVVEAPDQWHFPYFNDEMGASVDATLGAADTMLLGRKTYDSFAGAWPDREAAGGEDAHFAAKLGDARKIVVSNQRLDFTWRNSEQLRGDFVEAVTALKNEPGDSAIAMSGSVSIVRQLLAAGLLDELHLLVHPIAVRKGERLFDDGEPSIPLTLISSQTFKTGVLSLLYAPAGTVGTGGYEEARTHLPQD
- a CDS encoding MarR family winged helix-turn-helix transcriptional regulator, whose product is MTPPRLAALPSWLLTQTAAHAHRLVADTFAAQGSRGYHYRLLAALADGGPASQAVLGRRTGIDRSDVVAALNELADQALIERSPDPDDRRRNTVTITGAGTARLDHLDEVLTGVQDQLLAPLSPDERATLIRLLTRVLDQAAP
- a CDS encoding class I SAM-dependent methyltransferase — its product is MTADTWLADTRTSYDTVAASYADQVREVLTGEPYLLGVLALFADLVRAAGDGPVADVGCGPGHVTAHLHGLGLDTFGIDLSPAMIEVARGDHPRLRFEVGSMTELELADASVAGLLAFWSLIHIPEAEVPVVFRHFRRVLRPGSPLLVGFHVGEGSRLKTEGYGGHPMRVYVHRRTPELVSGWLREAGFVIEAQILLDPDESHPGAVVFARRPV